In Zingiber officinale cultivar Zhangliang chromosome 1A, Zo_v1.1, whole genome shotgun sequence, the DNA window GTTTTCGTTCATCGAATAATTGTGGGTGTTGCGTGATGTATTCCGTTGATGAGTTGTTTCTTCAGATAGCTATGGGATAGCGCGATTGCGATTGGAGGTTTGTTCTATGGCATCCTTGTTTTTGAGTTAGCAATGAACTTGTGGTCTAATCTAGTAGGTTGAGGTGTGAACCCAATATGGCTTTTGCTCTTAGTATTGGCTCTTGAAAGGTAGTTGGGAATTTTGATAGTTTTAGGTGAATTGAGATTCgttggattagggtttttccctaattaaaTTGGGTTTCGGCTTAGTTAGTgttgtttatgaaattagctaaattgtatatcatgTTATTTGCAGGACATTGATTGAAGACGGTTAGCTCGATCTCCACATAAGGCGGGTACTTTTTACtttgattctttagttctttgaacttagtgcatgaactatttttggataaggtttatttttatcttgactccactcttatttttcctctgtttgatacttccactcaaaaacTTTGAGACATTCATTTTTATATCcgtacagtctcttgttgctatcaatgatatttagcagatattttATACCAACCTTGTAGGTTTTgtttgttgtttacttatgtatctaatattaattaaaaatattcatGTAGAAATACCTTAGAGagattttagtttatatttatatGATGAGTTCTGTATTTTACGAATAAAGTAATTGGATGATGAGGCGACCATGTCCTCCTTTGGATGAACCTCGGACCGCGCCGCACAAGTGCCCAAGTGGGCTTTGTTGATTAAGGAAGGAGCAACTTTTATTTAAGAAGTAGTTGGTAACAGGATATGGGAGTTATTAAGGGAGAGCTTAGtttattcccgtgacctaatttcctctcctcttctccgaCGGCACTGCGGATCGCGAAAATGCAGCCGAACCTAGGGTTCGTCTCCAGTGGCCGGCGAGGGGTTAGTTTCGTGGGTTCTTTACATGGTTGTAATCCTCTCGTTGAGGAGAAACGGTAAGCACGAAGCAGAGGTTGAGAGCTCGAGttttcccgaagccctagctgcctttcttcggttgtgagtccaagaaaccattgtaagttgcttctcacctgcggtaggagtagttctGGATCGTGTTCTCCTTGAATTTGAAGTATGTTGTAagatacactacaagaaaaaagctaaacaacaacgcttttttggcgttgtcgtatgtacttaaaaagtgatgttgtagatggtgttgtagaaagtcatatcaaagacaacgctttaaaagcgttgtggttggtcacaaagacaacgctttttaagcgttgtcttttcgttcttaaaaagcgttgttatagatgctgttgtaaaaatgcacatatcaaagacaacgctttaaaagcgttgtggttggtcttaaagacattgttttttaagcgttgtcttttattacttaaaaacgttgtctttttaaatttataaaaaatagtgtttttcttaattaaatagcaaaaattataaaaaaatactcaaaatttacatataattgaatatccacaaccacaatcatttttataataagactatttaacaaataaataaaactttatattatacaaacaaaatgtatacatattgatccacaaattaaatttgtatcatacaagttatccttaacttcatgacaataatttttcaaacacacaagttttacaaaacctcatcattgactaaccgctgttgttggtgtccatcgcatggaattgcttctttaagtccagccaactcaaaaatgttgacgtccaagtgttagtgttcaactacttctgacAATGAAGTAGTAGCAGATAATCAAGAACACAAGAGAATCTGAAAGAGTCTatatttctttcactagtagcagataatgattagattagaaagCAAAAGAACGCATACCACACCAGCTGCTCCTGCTGTTAAAGCCATAGGTGCAGTGACAGCGCTTAATCCAGATGAGCACATAACTGGAATCTGAACTGCTCGGGAAATGGAGTATGCAGCTGCTAGCGTTGGTGTGGCCTACATTTTAAAGAGGAAAAATATCACATTTTTCATCACAAGTGTGCTAAGATTTCTTATTCGTACTGTTGTTACCTTCTCGATCAAACCAAGGACACCAGGTTTTGATGGACTTGAGTATTTCCCTCCTTCAGTTTGGATTATATCAGCACCTTCCTGTTCCAGCAACTCTGCTAGCTTCACCTTTTTAAATTGAACAAAAAACAACGAGAGATTGTGTTAGTGACAAATCTCAGTTTACGAGGAAATAAATGAGCTACCTGATCAGGGAGACTAAGCATGTGTGGCACGGTTACAGACAGTGTAATGGATGGAAGAATCCTTCTAGTTTCTCTAGTGAGCTTTAGAATCTGACAATGGCACCACAGAATAGTGACGAGATAGAAATAGCTGAAAATACTCGAGGAACTGCAAGGAAAAGTACGATCATGATTCATATACCTGTTCAGGGGAAAACTGAATTCCCATCTCGTAGAAAGAATCATAATTTCCAATTTCCACCTGCATTTAGCACAAGGATTTTAATGTTTGGTATGACAGACAATCCGATCGAAACCAGTCAAGTTCATCGCATCCTAACCATTTGGgcacctgcttccactgcagaaGGAAATGCCAAAGGGTCCACAGAGGAAACACAAATCTGCAAGAACAAGATCATCATAAGAAAGAAGAGCTGTGGAActctgaaaatgcgagctactgaggcagcgagcaatctgcttgaacaaggtaatcatgcagcgttggaactctgtcgtgagcatcaaagaccaaatattaccaaatattaagatcactgacaaaccaaataataggAAGATTATTGGTATAATCAGCTTCCATAGTTTTGATGTTTGTGGTACCGATGATATTAAAAGATCTTCCTCCTGAATGCTTTGACATTTTGGAATTTAGGAGTTCGAACATGTGTATTAAAATAGAAGAGAATCATACGAATGTGGTATTATTCGATATGATTTGatacaaattttgttttatacGATTCTAAGATATAAAAAACTATTAAAAAGTAAATAAAACTAATTGAAAGTAAAGAATTAATCTAATTTACTAGAAATTAAATTGAAAGcattattacaaaagaaaagcaaTAATGGGTGAAGTTTAAATCATACAAAACTTGAAAAGAATGAATCTGCACTCTTCACATGGAGACACAAAATTGTCTATAGGTAAGGTCGATTCAACACAAAATAAGTCTAGCCAAAGCCAAGTTGATATAAAAATATGACAATAAGAGTGAAAATTGCACTTCACTCTAGAAGTTATGTACTCTAAAAATtgccataaaaattgaattttaatcGATTATCATGGTTTTCTATGGTATACAATTTGGTCTTCTAGGAACAACACATGTGACAAACATGTAAACGATTCATCAACCTAAATGCCATTCTTCAATGCACCAAAAGCACCACATTTGAAGGAAGTAAAACAGCAAGGATTTCACAACCAAAGCATATTATAAGGTAAGTTGCAGAGACGATATTTCATCAGCATGATGATTGATGAGCAGAAAATGCAAGCTATGTTTAATGGCATCACACACCTTTTGAGCCCACGTCGATTGAGTGCTTCCAGATCTTGAAGCTATAACACCATTTCCAAGTTGCCATCAGTAAGTAAAACTCCCACATTGACATTTCATTGAACAGGTGGGGGACTGGCATTACTGGGAATGGCGATGCTGAGATTGGTTGGGACTAGGCCTTGCCTCGACCACGGCTGCTGCGCTGCTTCAGGTAGTAGCGAAGACAAGGTAAGCCACCAAGGAACTTCCTAATTCAATAAAACATCAGGAATTAATTATAACGATCCTTTTGCTATATAAAATGTTTGGAAGAGTAAGCTCCTGAATGCATTGCCAAAACCTGAACAATGGTCAATTCATTCGATAGAGGTGTACCCAGTTACCCTCACTATGTACCTCTTTTCAGAAGTTTAACGCCCCTACTCCCAATCCATCCCAAACCAATTCCATGATTGCCTTCATCATAGGAATTCAATTTGTAACCAACATAAAAAAGGACAACTTTAACTAAATCAAACAATAACTTTCTCCGGATTCACAGACCTATAGTGCAGGAACTTCCCCTTGTGGAGGGGGAAAAAACAAGGAGCTTAGGACAAGAGAGGTTACACGATTTTCGCCACTAGGGTAAAGCAAAGCGCAGGAAGACCACATAAGACATCAAATAAATGAATAAGAACAGTACAGGGCGAAAAGAAGGATGACGACTTACAGAAACCAGTGTGGATCATGAATACCTCCATGGACGCTCCGATCAGCGCCGATACCGCGCCAATCTTCAAGTACCAATCCAGAAACTTCATTGCCTAAAAGATTCGAAGACAAAAACAGAAACGACAAAATCGAAGCCTCAGCGTGGATCTGCAAGTCAACCAGCCGCAACGGCGACGCGAAACAAAGCAAGAAACGAGGGACCAAGAATCAAAGAGAACACTACAGGCCGCCGCTGAGAACAGGAAGTCCGTGGAGCGCCGTTGTGGCTCCGGCGGCGGATGCTCCGTCAACGCGTCAGCGTGCAGAGGGAAAAGGGGGCAGCTCTGGCGGCGGATGCGGTGGCTTCGCCCAGAGGTAGCGGCTAGATCTGCCGTCAGAGATGGCGTCGGCCGGCGTCAGAGATGGTGGcggattaggaagggtaagctgactttgattgaggagatggggaaatgcgagattagggatctcgacttggaggagttgggccggcgtgaggagtttgggtcgagattagggttcagaggagatcacgcggcaaggagaggagaaggcgctcgtggagaggagaaggcgctcgtggagaggagtggagaggagaaggcactcgtggagaggagaaggagaggagaaggcactcgtggagaggagtggagaggagaactcgtggagaggagtggtgaggagaaggcgcgcgcgcgttgagggtttagagtttagcaaagcgagggctgcgaatttattttaagtgagtttaggggaaacatacacaacactttaaaaaacgttttttaaaaaaatgttgtctttgaccataaacaacaacactaaagacaacacttcattaaaaaccgttgtctttagtaaaaagtaaataccatagacaacgcttttcactaaaagcgttgtaaaacaaagaacgacaacgtttttattaaaaagcgttgtctattgggtgttgttgaatgcaaaaattcttgtagtgataTTTTGGTGTTTTGGAATGTGTCGTGAGGAATTCTTGATTTGCTAGGGGTCTAGTTTCTTCTGGTATTCGAATTATACTATAATGGCTATGGTTTAGTGATTGCTGCCATGAGATTCTactttatattccatgtcatttgagattgtactttatattccatgtcatttgagattattcttgctttagattgcatgctaagatgagttcagtttagtaagtaggtacttttgtgtttgcattaagatatagtttcatatgttttctcctattatgagttatatgtgcatgtcagtattgtattgtatttagTCCTGCTGAACTGCATATACTCttccgaaattttaagttttctggaaaaattttAATGTAGAATTTGTTGTACTagccaagtaagaatctatagtaATTACGTAACGGGCACCTTTAGAGaggagtagtaagaagggtggtcgttacagttggtatccgAGCAGTTCGTATTcaccagcatcacacatcaacaccaaccttgccgtcttcaagtaagaaagtatttaagttttcttttatgcttttccttatcaTTTGTAGTATAGAGTATTTTCTTAGATATGCTTAAGTAAGATGAAagttcttgctttcttttgtttacatatatatatatatatatatatatatctaggaagaatagagacgattttagtttttctctttttacataactagatgtcaagaagaggacgtcctcgtaccgctcgtactaaggaccaagctcaggagaacgaagagcccagaacaactgaaccaaatctctttgaagttgttgctcaactccagagacaagtggcagagcagcaacaagtgattgccaatctgatggacaatcggcagccagtccctcccactcctccaactatcaatgtggagactccagtggtgactgaggttccaccagccgccctggagGTCActacaacacctagaagacaagaagcatacctcatctagtggctgaagctgaaaccagaaaacttctcaggcacgactgagccttgggatgctcaagcttggttcaagacactagagagcacaatggagcttcttgactggcgagaagtcagacaaggtgacctgcccgtggaagaagcagttaaaagattcaataggTTAGCTCGTCTCTGcgcagagctagtaagtacggagaaggaacgagtcagactgatgctcaggatgctgagatcagtgatagcacttaatgtgagtagtggaactcaccagctcCAGACTGGAGAGGacctggtcagcagagcattagtcgctgagcactatctgatcagcatcaaggcacaacaaacgcaactcaagccagtcaagatagaggacaagacagtagggagtcagaaaccccaggcaagtaagcagaacagaaggacaaaaaggacccaagcaggaagatgttcgggtagtctgtgagtatcaagaggtatttccagaagagctacctagactacttcccaacagagaagtgaagtttgaaattgaattggtttatGGTACttgtccaatttcaaaagctccgtatcgaatATCCCCAacagagttgaaagagttacaagaacaacttcaggagctacatGATAAGGgattcatccgccctagtcattcaccctagGGAGcccctgtgttgtttgtcaagaagaaggacggatccattcgaatgtgtatagattatagaGCGTTGAACAAAGtgacagttaagaacaagtaccctcttcccataatagatgatctctttgatcagcTAAGAGGGGCCACGGTGTTCTTAAAGATAGATTTGCGCTCTGGATATCACCAGCTGAAGgttaaagaaagtgatatacctagaacagctttcaggacaaTATACGGATGCGACAAATTTGTAGTGatgccatttggagtgaccaatgctccaTCAGTCTTTATGGAGCTGATGAATCATGTCTTCAGGGATAATTcggacaaatttgtcatcgtgttcatcgatgacattttggCCTATTCaagaaccctagaggagcatgacacgcacttgaggatagtactgcagaccctttagcaaaagcagctttatgctaaattctcaaagtgcgcgttctggttagagcaggtggcatttctaggtcacatcatttctaaagaaggtattcaagtggatcctgccaaaatagaagcggtcaacaactggagtagacccaagaacgccagggagatcagaagcttccttggtttaactgggtactacaggaaatttgtggaggacttttcccggatagcctctccacttacagccctgacgaggaagaataagaagtttgaatggtcagacaaatgtaaGCAGAGTTTctaagagctaaagaagagactgaccagtgctcccatcctgatagttccagaaagtgacaagagttttaacatctatagtgatgcttccaagatgggtctaggagctgtactcatgcaagaaggaaaagttatagcttatgcttctagacaactcaaagactatgagaataactaccccactcatgatcttgagctgacagctgtggtctttgcactgaaactctggcgacactacttgtatggagtccagtgcagaatcttcacagaccatcagagtttaaagtatttcttcacccagaaagacttaaacatgagacagtgcaggtggctggagttagcCAAAGACTATGACTGTAAAATCCTCTActacccaggcaaagctaacaaagtggcagatgcactaagcaggaaATCcaatgcatccctgatgtctttgtcatcattagccctgccactacagaaggagttgtcagattttggaatggaaattatttatgggcaactctctgcattgaccttagagtcaaccctgcttgaggatatacagagaaagcaaaatgAAGatacagatatccaaaagatcaagcaaggggtacaaaaaggggaaaattcagagtttcgagtatcagacagtggaattttttatcaggggagccgcctttgtgtccctaatgatgaagaactgagaaagaaaattttagaagaagctcatagtacaccttactccatgcatcctggttccaccaagatgtatcaggatgtgaaacagagattctggtggtctggactcaaaagagatgttgcaaagtatgtcagtacctgcctgacatgccagagagtcaaagtagAGCACCAGAtaccaggaggaatgttacaacctctcccaataccagagtggaagtgggaagatatatccatggactttataacaggtcaaCCAAGAACCatgaatggatatgatgcgatatgggtaatagtggactaattgaccaagtctgcccattttctagccatcaaggtgtcccactctatagagcagttggcacaattatatgttaaggaggtgatcagacttcacggagttcctaaatctattgtttctgatagagatgggcgtttcacctctcacttttgggagtgtgttcagaatgcactaggcaccaaactcaagtttaggacagccttccatcctcagactgatggacagacagagcgagtaaatcagattttagaacatatgctcagagcttgtgcactagatttcaagggaagttggtgcaagtatctatgcttagttgagtttgcctataacaatagctatcaggccaccatcaagatggcaccttatgaggcgttgtatggcaggaaatgcagatcacccatttgctggcaagaagcaggtgaaagaaaagaaatggaagtagagctaggcattcagactgagatgatagatgagaccactcaggctatccagaagatcagacagaggattgagactgccaaGAGTAGAccgaaaagttatgctgacacacgtcgtaggccacttaagttccaagtaggggaatcagtctttctcaaggtcgctcctatgaagggagtgatgagatttggcaaaaagggtaAGTTAAATCCCCGTTATGtgggaccctacctgatcacagaatggattgggaaagtagcatacaagatggacttaccacaagacatgtcagcaatacataatgtatttcatgtctccatgctaaagaagtgtctccacgaccctagccatgtgattcagcctcagtcagtacagatctaggaggatcttagctatgagagcagacctacacagatagtggacagagaagttaagagactaagaaacaaagaggtGCCACTAGTGAAcgtcatctggcagaatcagaagcatgaggaagttacttgggagcgtgaggacagtatgagacagaaatatccagaattattctaagttagaggatgaactttttataaggtatggggaattgtaacaacccaaatttccttatttcgagtcctaatagtaattaaaaata includes these proteins:
- the LOC121997978 gene encoding uncharacterized protein ycf23-like, producing MMILFLQICVSSVDPLAFPSAVEAGAQMVEIGNYDSFYEMGIQFSPEQILKLTRETRRILPSITLSVTVPHMLSLPDQVKLAELLEQEGADIIQTEGGKYSSPSKPGVLGLIEKATPTLAAAYSISRAVQIPVMCSSGLSAVTAPMALTAGAAGVVCREERPAVSEVAQGRCSDEGKEGWERAPTRWTSNALWWISLLAAVEVGEGDARKKRRGEIDMGRGEARA